Within the Butyrivibrio sp. AE3004 genome, the region AGGATCATTGTCCTTCTTTCTTCCTTCTCGTATGATACTTTTTGCGGAAAATACACTAAAGAAGGAGGATACATGAATAGTATCACAGATTTATTAGACCTTGAAGATGGCGACCTCTGTATCACAGAAACCCAGATTCAAGGTCAGACTAAAACTATCACCATCGAAACCAAACCTGTGGCTCATTACTGCCCTAACTGCGGCTACAGGATGTATTCAAGAGGTGTCAAAAAGCGAAAAGTTAATCATCCTATTCTTCAGGACAACTACTCGCTTATCATTATTCTGAAACAGCGGCGATGGCGCTGTACTAATCCCGAGTGTCTTTATGACATCAGCGAAAATTTCAAGTTTGTAAACAAGCGCAGGCGCACATCCAACGCTACGGATATGCTGATTGTAGACGCGTATAGAAATCTTATGGAAACATCGGTCTCTATTGCCAAGAAGTTTCATGTTTCAGATTCCCATGCTCACGAAGTCTTCGGCAGGTATGTCAAACTCGACCGTCTTCCTCTGACAGATGCCATTTCTATTGATGAGGTCTGCATAGATATGGATGAACGTTGTAAGTACGCCCTGGTCATACAGGACTTCCATACCGGTGACCCGATTGACCTGCTGCGCAGTAGAAGAAATGATGTCACAGAGCCCTATTTCACTGGAATTCCAATTGAGGAGAGATTATCTGTAAGATACCTTATTTCTGACATGTACAAGCCCTATATCGCTTATGTAGAGAAATATTTCCCCAATGCAATCCCCGTTGTAGATTCCTTTCACGTAATTCAATGGATAACTCGCCTGATAGACAATCATATCCGTCAGCTGATAAAGAAATACCGCCAGCGTGACCGTGAGCTCCAGGCCAAGCTTTCTATGGAACGTCATGAACCTGTCACTCTTCCGGTCTCTGATGAGGTATACATTCTACAGAAGTACCGTTGGTTGGTCCTGTCCAATCTATCAAATATCCGTTATCATCAAGATCTTCGTATGGATCCGCATTTCCACCGGCTTATGAACACGTTTGATTATGAAGATGCCCTATTCAGGATAGATCCCAATCTTCAGGAATTCAGGGATCTCAAAGAAAAGTATGTGCAGTTCAATTCTCGCAACAACGGCGATCCGCATTCAGCAAGGTTGGAACTGTACACGCTGATAAAAGAATACAGAAGCTCCAGGCATGATATATTCCGCGATTTTGCCTCACTTCTTGAAAAATTTGAGGATCCCATAATCAATTCTTTCATAATGGTTGAAAAAATGGGAAATGGAAAAATCTACAACAGCAGGCTTTCTAACGGCCCTATTGAATCAATAAACAGGAAAATAAAGGATCTGAAGCGCATGGGCAGAGGCTTAAGGAACTTTGAGCACTTCCGCAACCGGTTCCTTTATTCAACCAGATCCGCTCCTGTGCTCAATGGCGTAACTGACTATAACCCTGTTGATTACTTTGAAGAAGATGATTTTTAGGAGGACTAATTAATGCTTGATTATTGTGCTTTCAGCAAAGACCATAAATGCATCAAATGGGAAGATTATCAGATAATGCTTCAAGAGATAGAAGAAGCAGACTCACTTTGCCATGGTAACTGGATTGAAATAGAAAAACAATACAACTACATCCTGGAACTACAGAAAATCCTTGATGAACATGGTATTGATTATCCTGTGCTGCTGTAATCTAATCAGAGGGTCTGGGGCTATAACTCCAGACCCTCAAGTTTGCCCCTCACGAATGACCCTCACGAATGACCCTCACGAATAACCCTCACGAACTCCACTAAAAAAGAGCCAGCCCCTCAGGACCAATGTCATTAAGTTAAGATGACACTATAAAGATCTCTACATCAGAAATGGTGTAGGGGTCTTTTTTTCTAAAAAGTAGTTGACAGATAAACATAAAAGTGCGGCCGCTTTCGCTACAGATTATTATAAGAAGTAGCGAAAGCGGCCCTTGAAATTAGAGGCAAAAGTCTTTATTTCAAGGAGGTGCACATGAAAGCAAAACAGGTTAGAGACACTTTACTAAAGGAGATACGCACTGTTTGTAAGTCCATTGAACAGTTCTGTGTCTCTCCAGGAAAGGATTTTGTAAGAAACAGAAAAATGCCGATTGAAAAACTCATTTTGACAATCATTGGTATGGGGAGCAGAAATATCACAAATGAATTATTAGATTTTTATGATACTTCTCCAGATACGCCTACAGCTTCCGCTTTTGTACAGCAGCGAGACAAACTTAAACCTGAGGCGTTAGAGACTATATTCAAATCATTTTCTATTAAATTGTTAGCTAGCTCAGTGAAGCAAATGCCTATCCTTGCAGTCGATGGTTCTGATGTTCAGATAGCAACAATTCCCGCAGATACAGAGTCATTTTTCACGGGGATGAATGGTCAACATCCTTATAATCTTTTGCATCTTAATGCTCTCTATGACCTTAATCAAAACATATACTTGGATTCTGTCATTCAGAAAAAGCACAATTACAACGAACATTTAGCGTTAATATCGATGGTCGATAGATCAACAATACCAAAGGCACTTTTGATAGCCGATCGAGGATATGAATCTTACAACAACATGGCGCATATTCAGGAAAAGGGGTGGTTTTTTCTTATTCGCATAAAAGATGGAATACATGGTATAAAAGATGGTTTGGACCTTCCAACAACAGACACTTATGATGTTGAATTCAATTTAAAGTTAACCAAGAAGAATACCAAAGAAACAAAGGAATTATTTAAGGATAAAAATCATTACAAATACATATCACACACAACACCTCTTGATTATCTTCCACCTAAGTCACGAAAAGCAGATCCTCTGGTGTTCTATAAGATTGGATTTCGGGTTGTTAGGTTTCCTATTTCGTCAAATGATTATGAAACAGTAATAACAAATCTAGATTCAAATGATTATCCCCCGTCAGAAATAAAAAGGCTTTATGCAGCTCGATGGGGAATAGAATCATCCTTCAGAGCATTAAAATACACTCTTGGAATGGTTTTTTCATTCAAAAAAAGTAGCGTGTATTCTGCAGGAAATATATGCGCATCTAATAATGTATAACTTTGCGGAAACGGTCACTTCGCAGGTATCCATCCGCAAAAAGCAAAGGAAACATACATATAAAGCAAACTTTACAGTAGCAGTCCATATGTGCAGACTATACTACAGCAGAAAAACAACGCTACAAGTTCTGGAAACCGTTATTTCGAAGAACCTCTTGCCAATTCGCCCGGATAGGAGCCGAGAGCGAAAATTTGCACCAAGAGTTTTCCGTGGTTTCTTATATAGAGTAGCATAACTGAGTTAAAAATACATAATAAGGATAAGGCAGATGACGTCTGCCTATTAGTCATGCCATAAACAACAAAGGAGAGACTGAGATAATGATATCAGTCTCTCTTGGAAATACACTTGTTTACTTCTAGTTCATTAACTTAATGACATTGCCCTCAGGACTGACCCTCATAAACTTTGGGAAACCCTCACGAATATCGATTACCCATATCGATTACCCAAAAAATCCCAGCACTAAGCTGGGATCTGATTAACGGAGAAAGAGGGATTTGAACCCTCGCACCGCGTGAACGGTCTACACCCTTAGCAGGGGCGCCTCTTCAGCCACTTGAGTATTTCTCCAAGTCTGAAACCTCTACCAAACGGTATTTGGTTTTTTGCGTTAACAAATATCGTTAACGCAAATGTTATTATACAAAGTAGCATGGGTATTGTCAACAAGTCTTTTTATTAATTATATATTTTAATCATTTTTTCTTAATTTATAGTACAAAATTGACTAATCGCTGTTTCATAAAGATTTTTTCCTTCGCAATCTATAACTACAATTGCTGGAAAATCTTCCACTTCAAGCCTTCTTATCGCTTCTGTTCCCAGATCATCGTATGCCACAACCTCAGACTTTTTTATTGCTTTTGAAAGAAGCGCCCCCGCTCCACCAATTGCAGCAAGATATACCGCCTTATTTCTGACAATCGCTTCAATAACTTCTTTTGATCTTTTTCCTTTTCCAATCATACCACAAAGACCCATGTCAAGCAGCTGTGGGGCATACTTATCCATTCTGCTGGCAGTTGTTGGACCCGCTGAGCCTATAGTTCTTCCTTCTCTGGCAGGAGAAGGTCCCATATAATAAATTACGTTACCTTTTATTCCTATGGGAAGAGCCTGCTTGTTATCTAATGCCTCCTTCATTCGCTTATGCGCAGCATCTCTTGCAGTATAAATTGTACCTGTTATATACACCATATCCCCACTATGTAAATCTTGAATTGTGTTTTGATCAAATGGTGCTGTGATTTTCTTTTCCATATAATATCCTTTCATTTATAAGTTTTAATAAAACTATTGCATATAAATGGGGTTATATCACAGTACTGCGATGTCTGTTCACATGGCAGCAAATATTTACGGCTACAGGTAACCCTGCTATATGTGTCGGATAAGTAATAATATTTACGGCAAGTGCAGTAACCGTGCCTCCCAGTCCTCCAGGGCCTATACCTGTACTATTTATTCTATCAAGCACTTCTTCTTCCATCATTTTTACATATGGTATTTCAGAGTGTTCCCCAACCTTTCTAGTCAGCGCTTCTTTGGCCATAATCGCACATTTTTCAAAAGTTCCACCAATTCCTACTCCTACAACCATAGGTGGGCACGCATTTGGTCCGGCATCTTTAACAGCCTGTACTATTGCATTCTTAACACCCTCTTCGCCATCAGCTGGTTTAAGCATGAATACTCTGCTCATATTTTCGCTACCAAATCCTTTGGGCGCAATTGTTATTTCAACCTGTTCACCCGAAACAATATTGTAATGTATTACCGCCGGTGTATTATCACCTGTGTTTTCTCTGATAATAGGGTCTCTTACAACTGATTTTCTTAAGTATCCGTCTGTATACCCCTGTCGTACACCTTCATTTACTGCTTCCGTCAGATTTCCGCCGGTAAAATGCACATCCTGTCCTATGTTTATAAAAAACACAGCCATTCCTGTATCCTGGCAAATTGGGATATCTTCCTCTCTTGCAATTTGAAGATTCTTTTGTAGCTGTTTAAAAATCTGTTTTCCAAGTACTGATTTTTCTTTATCGCACGCATCTTGAATAGCATTTTCCATATCAGA harbors:
- a CDS encoding ISL3 family transposase — encoded protein: MNSITDLLDLEDGDLCITETQIQGQTKTITIETKPVAHYCPNCGYRMYSRGVKKRKVNHPILQDNYSLIIILKQRRWRCTNPECLYDISENFKFVNKRRRTSNATDMLIVDAYRNLMETSVSIAKKFHVSDSHAHEVFGRYVKLDRLPLTDAISIDEVCIDMDERCKYALVIQDFHTGDPIDLLRSRRNDVTEPYFTGIPIEERLSVRYLISDMYKPYIAYVEKYFPNAIPVVDSFHVIQWITRLIDNHIRQLIKKYRQRDRELQAKLSMERHEPVTLPVSDEVYILQKYRWLVLSNLSNIRYHQDLRMDPHFHRLMNTFDYEDALFRIDPNLQEFRDLKEKYVQFNSRNNGDPHSARLELYTLIKEYRSSRHDIFRDFASLLEKFEDPIINSFIMVEKMGNGKIYNSRLSNGPIESINRKIKDLKRMGRGLRNFEHFRNRFLYSTRSAPVLNGVTDYNPVDYFEEDDF
- a CDS encoding mobility-associated LCxxNW protein, giving the protein MLDYCAFSKDHKCIKWEDYQIMLQEIEEADSLCHGNWIEIEKQYNYILELQKILDEHGIDYPVLL
- a CDS encoding IS4 family transposase, whose product is MKAKQVRDTLLKEIRTVCKSIEQFCVSPGKDFVRNRKMPIEKLILTIIGMGSRNITNELLDFYDTSPDTPTASAFVQQRDKLKPEALETIFKSFSIKLLASSVKQMPILAVDGSDVQIATIPADTESFFTGMNGQHPYNLLHLNALYDLNQNIYLDSVIQKKHNYNEHLALISMVDRSTIPKALLIADRGYESYNNMAHIQEKGWFFLIRIKDGIHGIKDGLDLPTTDTYDVEFNLKLTKKNTKETKELFKDKNHYKYISHTTPLDYLPPKSRKADPLVFYKIGFRVVRFPISSNDYETVITNLDSNDYPPSEIKRLYAARWGIESSFRALKYTLGMVFSFKKSSVYSAGNICASNNV
- a CDS encoding Fe-S-containing hydro-lyase, which codes for MEKKITAPFDQNTIQDLHSGDMVYITGTIYTARDAAHKRMKEALDNKQALPIGIKGNVIYYMGPSPAREGRTIGSAGPTTASRMDKYAPQLLDMGLCGMIGKGKRSKEVIEAIVRNKAVYLAAIGGAGALLSKAIKKSEVVAYDDLGTEAIRRLEVEDFPAIVVIDCEGKNLYETAISQFCTIN
- a CDS encoding fumarate hydratase gives rise to the protein MREIDVSEISKAVKNLCIDANYRLSSDMENAIQDACDKEKSVLGKQIFKQLQKNLQIAREEDIPICQDTGMAVFFINIGQDVHFTGGNLTEAVNEGVRQGYTDGYLRKSVVRDPIIRENTGDNTPAVIHYNIVSGEQVEITIAPKGFGSENMSRVFMLKPADGEEGVKNAIVQAVKDAGPNACPPMVVGVGIGGTFEKCAIMAKEALTRKVGEHSEIPYVKMMEEEVLDRINSTGIGPGGLGGTVTALAVNIITYPTHIAGLPVAVNICCHVNRHRSTVI